The following are encoded in a window of Oncorhynchus mykiss isolate Arlee chromosome 31, USDA_OmykA_1.1, whole genome shotgun sequence genomic DNA:
- the thg1l gene encoding probable tRNA(His) guanylyltransferase isoform X2, whose translation MFGPVLCRLPGGIKTRILRPVARIFTSSSRMAKSKFEYVRNFETDDTCLKNCYIVVRLDGRNFHKFAEQHNFLKPNDDRALGLMTCSARSVMEDLDDIIISYGQSDEFSFVFKRTSNWFKRRASKLMTHVASQFSSSYVFYWKDYFGDQPLLYPPGFDGRVVLYPSNRNLRDYLSWRQADCHVNNLYNTVFWTLVQKGGLTTTQAEDRLKGTLASDKNEIMFSEFDINYNKEPLVHRKGTTLIWEKLEETVTKSVKLPNEAGEEVLVTRTRRRVSAHHCDVIGNQFWEEHPNILEDDNC comes from the exons ATGTTTGGTCCAGTGCTGTGTAGATTACCAGGAGGCATCAAGACGCGCATCCTCCGGCCAGTAGCCAGGATTTTCACCAGCAGCTCCAGAATGGCCAAGAGCAAGTTTGAGTACGTCCGTAACTTTGAGACAGACGACACCTGTCTGAAAAACTGTTACATCGTGGTGCGTTTGGATGGAAGGAACTTCCACAA GTTTGCAGAGCAGCACAACTTCCTGAAGCCCAACGACGACAGAGCTCTGGGCCTGATGACGTGCAGCGCCAGGTCTGTCATGGAGGACCTGGATGACATCATCATCTCGTACGGACAAAGTGACGAGTTCAGCTTCGTCTTCAAGAGGACCTCCAACTGGTTTAAGAGGAGAGCCAG TAAGCTGATGACCCATGTAGCGTCCCAGTTCTCCTCTTCCTATGTGTTCTACTGGAAGGACTACTTCGGAGACCAGCCCCTCCTTTACCCCCCGGGGTTTGACGGGCGGGTGGTTCTGTATCCTAGCAACCGCAACCTCCGGGACTACCTCAGCTGGAGGCAGGCTGACT gtCACGTCAACAACCTGTATAACACAGTGTTTTGGACGTTGGTGCAGAAAGGCGGACTCACCACTACACAGGCAGAGGACAGACTAAAG ggaaCGTTGGCATCAGATAAGAATGAGATCATGTTTTCTGAGTTTGATATCAATTACAACAAGGAGCCTCTGGTCCACAGGAAAGGAACCACCCTCATCTGGGAGAAG CTGGAAGAAACAGTGACCAAGAGTGTGAAGCTCCCCAACGAGGCGGGGGAGGAGGTGCTAGTGACACGCACCAGGAGGCGTGTCAGTGCCCACCACTGTGACGTCATAGGGAACCAGTTCTGGGAGGAACACCCCAACATTCTAGAAGACGACAACTGCTGA
- the thg1l gene encoding YGR024C (The RefSeq protein has 5 substitutions compared to this genomic sequence) — translation MFGPVLCRLPGGIKTRILRPVARVFTSSSRMAKSKFEYVRNFETDDTCLKNCYIVVRLDGRNFHKFAEQHNFLKPNDDRALGLMTCSARSVMEDPDDIIISYGQSDEFSFVFKRTSNWFKRRASKLMTHVASQFSSSYVFYWKDYFGDQPLLYPPGFDGRVVLYPSNRNLRGYLSWRQADCHVNNLYNTVFWTLVQKGGLTTTQAEDRLKGTLASDKNEIMFFEFDINYNKEPLVHRKGTTLIWEKLEETVTKSVKLPNEAGEEVLVTRTRRGVSAHHCDVIGNQFWEEHPNILEDDNC, via the exons ATGTTTGGTCCAGTGCTGTGTAGATTACCAGGAGGCATCAAGACGCGCATCCTCCGGCCAGTAGCCAGGATTTTCACCAGCAGCTCCAGAATGGCCAAGAGCAAGTTTGAGTACGTCCGTAACTTTGAGACAGACGACACCTGTCTGAAAAACTGTTACATCGTGGTGCGTTTGGATGGAAGGAACTTCCACAA GTTTGCAGAGCAGCACAACTTCCTGAAGCCCAACGACGACAGAGCTCTGGGCCTGATGACGTGCAGCGCCAGGTCTGTCATGGAGGACCTGGATGACATCATCATCTCGTACGGACAAAGTGACGAGTTCAGCTTCGTCTTCAAGAGGACCTCCAACTGGTTTAAGAGGAGAGCCAG TAAGCTGATGACCCATGTAGCGTCCCAGTTCTCCTCTTCCTATGTGTTCTACTGGAAGGACTACTTCGGAGACCAGCCCCTCCTTTACCCCCCGGGGTTTGACGGGCGGGTGGTTCTGTATCCTAGCAACCGCAACCTCCGGGACTACCTCAGCTGGAGGCAGGCTGACT gtCACGTCAACAACCTGTATAACACAGTGTTTTGGACGTTGGTGCAGAAAGGCGGACTCACCACTACACAGGCAGAGGACAGACTAAAG ggaaCGTTGGCATCAGATAAGAATGAGATCATGTTTTCTGAGTTTGATATCAATTACAACAAGGAGCCTCTGGTCCACAGGAAAGGAACCACCCTCATCTGGGAGAAG CTGGAAGAAACAGTGACCAAGAGTGTGAAGCTCCCCAACGAGGCGGGGGAGGAGGTGCTAGTGACACGCACCAGGAGGCGTGTCAGTGCCCACCACTGTGACGTCATAGGGAACCAGTTCTGGGAGGAACACCCCAACATTCTAGAAGACGACAACTGCTGA
- the thg1l gene encoding probable tRNA(His) guanylyltransferase isoform X1 yields MMPIILLCRLPGGIKTRILRPVARIFTSSSRMAKSKFEYVRNFETDDTCLKNCYIVVRLDGRNFHKFAEQHNFLKPNDDRALGLMTCSARSVMEDLDDIIISYGQSDEFSFVFKRTSNWFKRRASKLMTHVASQFSSSYVFYWKDYFGDQPLLYPPGFDGRVVLYPSNRNLRDYLSWRQADCHVNNLYNTVFWTLVQKGGLTTTQAEDRLKGTLASDKNEIMFSEFDINYNKEPLVHRKGTTLIWEKLEETVTKSVKLPNEAGEEVLVTRTRRRVSAHHCDVIGNQFWEEHPNILEDDNC; encoded by the exons TGCTGTGTAGATTACCAGGAGGCATCAAGACGCGCATCCTCCGGCCAGTAGCCAGGATTTTCACCAGCAGCTCCAGAATGGCCAAGAGCAAGTTTGAGTACGTCCGTAACTTTGAGACAGACGACACCTGTCTGAAAAACTGTTACATCGTGGTGCGTTTGGATGGAAGGAACTTCCACAA GTTTGCAGAGCAGCACAACTTCCTGAAGCCCAACGACGACAGAGCTCTGGGCCTGATGACGTGCAGCGCCAGGTCTGTCATGGAGGACCTGGATGACATCATCATCTCGTACGGACAAAGTGACGAGTTCAGCTTCGTCTTCAAGAGGACCTCCAACTGGTTTAAGAGGAGAGCCAG TAAGCTGATGACCCATGTAGCGTCCCAGTTCTCCTCTTCCTATGTGTTCTACTGGAAGGACTACTTCGGAGACCAGCCCCTCCTTTACCCCCCGGGGTTTGACGGGCGGGTGGTTCTGTATCCTAGCAACCGCAACCTCCGGGACTACCTCAGCTGGAGGCAGGCTGACT gtCACGTCAACAACCTGTATAACACAGTGTTTTGGACGTTGGTGCAGAAAGGCGGACTCACCACTACACAGGCAGAGGACAGACTAAAG ggaaCGTTGGCATCAGATAAGAATGAGATCATGTTTTCTGAGTTTGATATCAATTACAACAAGGAGCCTCTGGTCCACAGGAAAGGAACCACCCTCATCTGGGAGAAG CTGGAAGAAACAGTGACCAAGAGTGTGAAGCTCCCCAACGAGGCGGGGGAGGAGGTGCTAGTGACACGCACCAGGAGGCGTGTCAGTGCCCACCACTGTGACGTCATAGGGAACCAGTTCTGGGAGGAACACCCCAACATTCTAGAAGACGACAACTGCTGA